A genome region from Lactobacillus sp. ESL0791 includes the following:
- a CDS encoding S1C family serine protease: MVEKQTSNKGIFVKTAVIGVVAGLLGGGVSYAALDQVNNANNNSNAQTSISSTSAKTSKDSAKNSGAMTPAYNDVKGAVVSVINMKRETTSGNSLYDIFGDNGDDNGSNSKKGKLQTYSEGSGVIYMKSGSKGYIVTNNHVVTGSDKVQVMLANGKTVNAKTIGTDSTTDLAVLAIDSKYVTQTAEFGDSKSLQAGQTVIAVGSPLGSAYASTVTQGIISAPSRNITTSAANEQTVIQTDAAINPGNSGGALVNSAGQVIGINSMKLAQSSDGTSVEGMGFAIPSNEVVTIVNQLVKNGKITRPQLGVKVIALQGIPASYRKRLGIKSTLKDGIYVASVVRGDAAAKAGIKTGDVIIKVDKKSVSDVASLHSILYNHKIGDTVELTVNRNGKIMDIRVTLQGD, encoded by the coding sequence ATGGTAGAAAAACAAACTTCTAATAAAGGTATTTTTGTCAAAACTGCAGTTATTGGCGTGGTTGCCGGTTTACTCGGCGGCGGCGTTTCTTATGCCGCGCTTGATCAGGTGAATAACGCAAATAATAACAGCAACGCGCAAACAAGTATCAGCTCCACTAGCGCCAAGACCTCTAAAGACAGTGCCAAAAACAGTGGAGCAATGACACCTGCCTATAATGATGTTAAGGGTGCTGTTGTGTCGGTGATCAACATGAAACGTGAAACGACCAGCGGTAATTCGCTTTACGATATTTTTGGCGATAACGGCGATGATAATGGCAGCAATAGTAAAAAGGGTAAATTGCAGACTTACAGTGAGGGATCCGGTGTTATTTACATGAAGTCGGGCAGCAAGGGTTACATAGTGACCAACAATCACGTTGTTACCGGCAGCGATAAGGTTCAAGTAATGCTGGCTAATGGCAAAACAGTCAATGCTAAGACAATCGGCACCGACAGCACAACTGACCTGGCTGTTTTAGCAATTGATTCCAAGTACGTTACCCAAACCGCCGAATTTGGCGATTCTAAGAGCCTGCAGGCCGGACAAACTGTGATTGCGGTTGGTTCGCCCTTAGGCAGTGCCTACGCCTCAACGGTCACACAGGGAATTATTTCAGCACCAAGCAGAAATATCACCACGTCGGCTGCCAATGAACAAACCGTTATTCAGACTGACGCGGCCATTAATCCGGGCAACTCTGGTGGTGCCCTAGTCAATTCTGCTGGCCAAGTAATCGGAATTAATTCGATGAAGCTGGCACAATCGAGTGATGGAACTTCGGTTGAAGGGATGGGCTTTGCCATTCCGTCTAACGAGGTGGTAACAATTGTTAACCAATTGGTCAAAAACGGTAAGATTACGCGGCCGCAGCTGGGGGTTAAGGTTATTGCGCTTCAAGGAATTCCGGCAAGCTACCGTAAGCGGCTTGGCATTAAGTCTACACTGAAAGATGGAATCTACGTTGCTTCGGTAGTTAGAGGCGATGCAGCGGCTAAGGCCGGAATCAAAACCGGCGATGTCATAATTAAGGTTGACAAGAAGTCAGTCTCGGATGTTGCTTCGTTACACAGCATTTTGTATAATCATAAAATCGGTGATACCGTCGAGTTAACGGTTAATCGTAATGGTAAGATTATGGACATCCGGGTTACACTTCAAGGTGATTAA
- the rlmH gene encoding 23S rRNA (pseudouridine(1915)-N(3))-methyltransferase RlmH, giving the protein MKIKIVCVGKLKEKYFRDAIAEYEKRLGRFAKVQIIQVPDEKAPEKFSRAQQEQVKEIEGQRILSKIKEKEYVYVTAILGKERSSEEFAQEIKELTTYGHSDITFVIGGSLGTSPAVNKRADDLISFGKLTMPHQLMRVVLLEQIYRAFMINSGSPYHK; this is encoded by the coding sequence ATGAAGATCAAGATTGTATGTGTCGGCAAGCTGAAGGAAAAGTATTTCAGGGATGCCATTGCCGAATATGAGAAAAGATTAGGTCGTTTTGCCAAGGTTCAGATAATTCAGGTTCCAGATGAAAAAGCACCGGAAAAGTTTAGCAGGGCCCAGCAGGAGCAGGTCAAAGAAATTGAAGGCCAGCGCATTTTGAGCAAAATCAAAGAAAAGGAATATGTTTACGTTACGGCAATTTTGGGCAAGGAAAGAAGCAGTGAAGAGTTTGCACAGGAAATCAAAGAACTGACGACCTATGGCCATTCGGATATTACCTTTGTGATTGGCGGCAGTCTGGGAACAAGTCCGGCTGTTAACAAGCGGGCCGATGACCTTATTAGTTTTGGCAAGTTAACCATGCCTCATCAGTTGATGCGGGTAGTGCTGCTTGAACAAATTTATCGCGCTTTTATGATTAACAGCGGCAGTCCTTATCATAAATAA
- a CDS encoding energy-coupling factor transporter transmembrane protein EcfT → MNPSLKFLLAFIISLEVSLKTSLTTNILIILFSISYLIFKRIKLKTLLLLLVVPFIAAFTIFATLFWFAPTPNLYYALSLSSRVYVYTLTISCVTINTDATTFARSLEQNLHLPSKFAYGVLAALNIVPHMKLAIKQIRTAGMMRGVYLSFWSPVLYFKAIIVALNSAENLAQGMESHGYVEDQPRFTIITIPLKKSDWFVTIGLLLVVTTCLFIFK, encoded by the coding sequence ATGAATCCCAGCCTAAAATTTCTGTTGGCATTTATTATTTCCTTAGAAGTATCATTGAAAACCAGCCTGACAACGAACATTCTGATCATTCTGTTTTCAATCAGCTACCTAATTTTCAAACGGATCAAATTGAAAACTTTGCTGCTGCTTTTAGTCGTGCCCTTCATTGCAGCCTTCACAATTTTTGCCACCCTGTTCTGGTTTGCACCCACACCCAATCTTTATTATGCCCTGAGTTTGTCTAGCCGGGTCTATGTGTACACTTTGACCATCTCCTGTGTCACAATCAACACGGATGCCACCACTTTTGCTCGCTCACTGGAACAGAACCTCCACTTGCCGAGCAAATTCGCTTACGGTGTCCTTGCTGCACTCAATATTGTGCCCCACATGAAATTAGCCATCAAGCAAATTAGAACGGCTGGAATGATGCGCGGCGTCTACCTCAGCTTCTGGTCGCCTGTACTCTATTTTAAGGCAATAATAGTTGCCCTTAATTCTGCTGAAAATCTGGCTCAAGGCATGGAATCACATGGCTACGTTGAAGACCAGCCGCGATTTACAATCATTACAATCCCGCTAAAAAAGAGCGATTGGTTTGTTACAATTGGTCTGCTGCTTGTCGTCACAACCTGCTTATTCATCTTCAAGTAA
- a CDS encoding ATP-binding cassette domain-containing protein — translation MAVITSKNLTFSYDDKTNILDNLTLSIPSGKFSLLIGPTGCGKSTFLKLLAGLYPKYAGKVSGKIDVGGLTHAMMFQNAGEQFTMRTPREEIIFALENLRVSKEDYQKRLIQAVSFAQIDDLLDQAIVTLSGGQQQKVALAVLMAMDVDLFLLDEPFASCDNASRKFLISKLAKLRDQGKTIIISDHILSDYQNVCDAIFKFTGQKIVPVDAKEQQHLLQSSTAKVTGTFALPTVNLPAAFSFTNTAIRQNHLLLQQEKLTIVQGKAILLTGPNGVGKTSLFKALTKMLPYTGSLTYQDKEISKLSDRKYLLHVAQIFQNATDQFLSVTVEDELNLSKKNCKNSFFTDKKITQALEYLDLDRCLDQIVYSLSGGQKKKLQILLMLLSDQDVLLIDEPLSGLDHESSKKIIHLLQESQKERGQTILLISHELTPELCDWCDYHLEFNQQKLTYTKEAAE, via the coding sequence ATGGCAGTAATAACTAGTAAGAACTTAACTTTTTCGTATGATGACAAAACTAACATTTTAGACAACCTGACCCTCAGCATCCCCAGCGGCAAGTTTTCCCTTTTAATTGGGCCGACCGGCTGCGGCAAATCGACCTTTTTAAAATTGCTAGCAGGACTTTACCCCAAATACGCCGGGAAGGTTAGCGGCAAGATCGATGTTGGTGGTCTAACACACGCGATGATGTTTCAAAATGCTGGCGAACAGTTTACGATGCGGACGCCGCGTGAAGAAATAATTTTTGCATTAGAAAATTTACGGGTTTCTAAAGAAGATTATCAAAAACGCCTTATCCAAGCCGTTTCTTTCGCCCAGATTGACGACCTGCTTGATCAAGCAATTGTCACCCTTTCCGGCGGGCAGCAGCAAAAGGTTGCCTTAGCGGTTTTAATGGCAATGGATGTCGACCTTTTTTTACTGGACGAACCCTTTGCCAGCTGTGATAATGCATCAAGAAAATTTTTAATCAGTAAACTCGCGAAACTGCGTGATCAAGGCAAAACGATCATCATCAGCGATCATATTCTCAGCGATTACCAGAACGTCTGCGATGCAATTTTTAAATTTACCGGACAAAAAATTGTACCGGTAGACGCGAAAGAACAGCAGCACCTGCTTCAATCGAGTACTGCAAAAGTTACTGGCACTTTTGCTCTGCCGACCGTAAATCTGCCTGCTGCTTTCAGCTTCACCAATACCGCAATCAGGCAAAATCATCTTCTGCTGCAGCAAGAAAAGCTGACAATCGTTCAAGGGAAGGCTATCTTGCTGACGGGACCAAACGGTGTTGGCAAAACTTCTCTATTTAAAGCCTTAACTAAGATGCTGCCCTACACCGGCAGCCTGACATACCAGGATAAAGAAATCAGCAAATTGTCCGACCGCAAGTACCTGCTGCACGTTGCCCAGATTTTTCAAAATGCCACCGATCAATTTCTCAGTGTAACCGTGGAAGATGAACTCAATTTAAGCAAAAAAAACTGTAAGAATTCTTTTTTTACCGACAAAAAAATCACGCAGGCATTAGAATATCTGGATTTAGACCGCTGTCTTGACCAAATAGTCTACTCTCTTTCCGGTGGCCAGAAAAAGAAGCTGCAAATTTTGCTGATGCTGCTTTCGGATCAAGACGTGCTCTTAATTGATGAACCCCTGAGTGGGTTAGACCACGAATCGAGCAAGAAAATTATTCACCTGCTGCAGGAAAGTCAAAAGGAGCGCGGGCAAACAATCCTGCTTATCAGTCATGAATTAACACCCGAACTCTGTGACTGGTGCGACTACCACCTTGAATTTAACCAGCAAAAATTAACGTATACAAAGGAGGCCGCAGAATGA
- a CDS encoding AraC family transcriptional regulator encodes MTNLNQYLTSVLKASNDVNELRLLAGTRAFDWFSVYLENHNAGIHRYRANTATLFYQVQGTANIKVNGKILTLGAGNLLLFNPRQEYEVVKQPAATILAKIKFKPSFNYQSFLENLVYQSAREDEIIAKLLTKLNQDGLLLFKNTQVSQPSQLMQKLLNDYLNDEVFVRSLIVAEVTTVVILSLQEQSLLSSIALSHNKFAGTALDHYLDVHFRDVTLTQAANYFALNPNYFSNLVKQKTGKSFVEHVDERRMQEARNLLAQPNISLKEIISRVGYSSKSFFYKKFNEYYHQTPAEMRRELFRQANINLK; translated from the coding sequence ATGACAAATCTGAACCAATATCTGACAAGCGTTTTAAAGGCAAGTAATGATGTCAATGAGCTGCGCCTGCTCGCTGGAACGCGAGCCTTTGACTGGTTCAGCGTCTACCTTGAAAATCATAACGCTGGGATTCATCGGTATCGTGCTAATACTGCCACCCTTTTCTATCAGGTGCAGGGGACTGCTAATATTAAGGTAAATGGCAAAATTCTCACTTTAGGGGCGGGCAATTTGCTGCTGTTTAATCCGCGCCAAGAATATGAGGTGGTTAAGCAACCGGCGGCAACAATTTTAGCCAAAATAAAGTTTAAGCCCAGTTTTAATTATCAGAGTTTTTTGGAAAATTTAGTTTATCAAAGTGCACGCGAAGATGAAATTATTGCCAAACTGCTGACCAAGTTAAATCAGGATGGCTTGTTGCTGTTTAAAAATACGCAGGTTTCACAGCCATCCCAATTAATGCAGAAACTGCTTAACGATTATTTGAATGACGAAGTGTTTGTTCGCAGCTTGATTGTTGCCGAAGTTACGACTGTGGTGATTCTTTCGTTGCAGGAACAGAGCCTGCTTAGTTCAATTGCTCTCAGCCATAATAAATTTGCCGGAACTGCCCTTGATCACTATCTTGATGTGCATTTTAGAGACGTGACGCTGACGCAGGCGGCTAATTATTTTGCGCTTAATCCTAACTATTTTTCCAATCTGGTTAAGCAGAAAACGGGAAAAAGTTTTGTCGAACACGTTGATGAACGCCGGATGCAGGAAGCACGCAATCTATTGGCTCAGCCCAATATTTCTTTGAAGGAAATTATCAGCCGGGTAGGATATTCAAGCAAATCGTTTTTTTATAAAAAATTCAATGAATACTACCACCAAACTCCGGCAGAGATGCGGCGAGAACTGTTTCGTCAGGCTAATATTAATTTGAAGTAA
- the thiS gene encoding sulfur carrier protein ThiS — translation MVTVNGKQEKNLAGKSVAAFLSDRKAPIDNLVVELNGKIVHRASFDQVFLRENDKVEVISFVGGG, via the coding sequence TTGGTTACTGTTAATGGTAAGCAGGAAAAAAATTTGGCTGGCAAATCAGTTGCTGCTTTTTTATCTGACCGCAAAGCACCGATTGATAATTTGGTTGTTGAACTCAATGGCAAAATTGTTCACCGAGCTAGTTTTGACCAAGTTTTTTTGCGTGAAAATGATAAGGTTGAGGTAATTTCCTTTGTTGGTGGTGGTTAG
- the thiF gene encoding sulfur carrier protein ThiS adenylyltransferase ThiF, producing MKKITEITLQGIPLEDVYAEMKDRNVAGSTAKLAQAHVVIAGCGGLGTNIALALTRIGVGHLTLIDFDTVELSNLNRQQFKFSQVGMPKVAAMKQNLQEVNPFVDVMAVQEKIMQDNVQRLFENADIICEAFDDPAAKAMLLETAQTIFPHKPLVMGSGMAGIHSANAIKTSKIAPNVYLAGDRVSLGSEGLMAPRVMICAGHEANVIVQLLLGVAEL from the coding sequence ATGAAGAAAATAACAGAAATTACGCTGCAGGGAATCCCGCTTGAAGATGTGTATGCGGAGATGAAAGACAGAAACGTTGCAGGGTCAACGGCCAAGCTCGCGCAAGCTCATGTTGTGATTGCAGGTTGCGGCGGTTTGGGCACCAATATTGCACTTGCATTAACCCGTATTGGTGTCGGGCATTTGACATTGATTGATTTTGATACGGTTGAATTAAGCAACCTCAATCGTCAACAGTTTAAGTTTAGCCAGGTGGGGATGCCCAAAGTAGCGGCAATGAAGCAAAATTTGCAGGAAGTCAATCCGTTTGTGGATGTCATGGCAGTGCAGGAAAAAATTATGCAGGATAATGTACAGCGGCTGTTTGAAAATGCCGATATTATCTGTGAGGCCTTTGACGATCCCGCAGCTAAGGCGATGCTTTTAGAAACTGCCCAGACAATTTTTCCGCATAAACCCCTAGTAATGGGCTCGGGTATGGCTGGAATCCACAGCGCCAATGCGATTAAAACAAGCAAAATTGCTCCCAACGTTTATTTAGCTGGTGATCGGGTATCGTTAGGTAGTGAGGGGTTGATGGCTCCGCGCGTCATGATTTGTGCGGGACATGAAGCCAATGTGATTGTGCAGCTGCTTTTAGGTGTAGCTGAACTTTAA
- a CDS encoding thiazole synthase — translation MTDEKKEDLLTIAGHTFSSRFILGSGKYSYDLIDAAVKHAKAQIITMALRRTSTAKENILNYIPKGVTILPNTSGSTNAEEAIRTARLARELSGSDFIKLEVVPDKKYLLPDNAETVKATKVLAGEGFIVMPYILPDLNTAHQLVAAGAATVMPLAAPIGTNKGLATKELIQILIDEIDVPIIVDAGIGRPSQAAEAMEMGADAIMANTSMATAKNIPLMAEAFRLAVEGGRKAYLAGPGRVIEHGAVASSPLTGVSK, via the coding sequence ATGACAGATGAGAAAAAAGAAGATTTATTGACAATTGCCGGACATACTTTTTCGTCCCGTTTTATTTTAGGTTCGGGAAAGTATTCTTATGATTTAATCGACGCCGCCGTTAAACATGCTAAGGCACAGATTATCACAATGGCCCTGCGGCGGACCAGCACAGCTAAAGAAAATATTTTAAATTATATTCCTAAAGGTGTGACGATTCTGCCGAATACCTCGGGATCAACAAACGCCGAAGAAGCAATTCGGACTGCCAGGCTGGCCCGAGAATTAAGCGGCAGCGATTTTATCAAGCTGGAAGTCGTTCCCGATAAAAAATATTTGCTGCCGGACAACGCTGAAACGGTCAAGGCAACAAAAGTTTTGGCTGGAGAAGGCTTTATTGTTATGCCGTATATTTTACCAGACCTAAATACCGCTCACCAGTTAGTAGCTGCGGGAGCAGCAACTGTTATGCCGCTTGCTGCTCCGATTGGAACCAACAAAGGCTTGGCAACCAAAGAACTGATTCAAATTTTGATTGATGAAATTGACGTGCCGATTATCGTCGATGCCGGAATTGGTCGTCCGAGCCAGGCTGCTGAAGCAATGGAGATGGGGGCTGATGCAATCATGGCTAATACATCAATGGCCACCGCCAAAAATATTCCGCTGATGGCTGAGGCATTTCGTTTAGCAGTTGAAGGTGGCCGGAAAGCTTATCTTGCCGGCCCGGGGCGGGTAATCGAACATGGCGCCGTTGCTTCATCACCGTTAACCGGCGTCAGCAAGTAA
- a CDS encoding M20 family metallo-hydrolase has product MIQEQNTVADLFQQITNFPSTKSGQNRLVYSAAWLKGQELLIKFALQANLQVAVDDYGSVYLDLVGTQADQVIATGSHMDTVKNGGRLDGLYGVLGGLQAILDLQQKYGQPVKTLRLISFCEEEGSRFNATFSGSKHYTGVSETTDLVDDYGIRIEEARAQAVTKLQQLSGVIRKLPQLPESFTELHIEQGMRLEKQGLSLGLVSGITGQRRYQLLVTGITNHAGTTLMSERHDALLNAIQLISRLQQLAQAVNPNLTFTIGSFAVWPNTSNVIPGKVEFSLDCRYPDEQVLNIFEKLMRNAATEIADPEIKVRIENWVHDQPVILDQKLLAANQRLAQKMGYQTMTMVSGAGHDSAIMSQRVPTTMIFVPSIKGISHAPAEATKKEDLARGVRFLAAALHREAY; this is encoded by the coding sequence ATGATCCAAGAACAAAATACCGTTGCCGATTTGTTTCAACAGATTACCAATTTTCCTAGTACCAAGTCAGGGCAAAATCGTTTAGTGTATTCGGCTGCTTGGCTTAAAGGACAGGAATTATTGATTAAGTTTGCCCTGCAGGCAAATTTGCAAGTTGCTGTTGATGACTATGGCAGTGTTTATTTAGACCTGGTTGGCACACAAGCTGACCAAGTTATTGCGACTGGTTCGCATATGGATACGGTGAAAAATGGCGGCCGCTTAGATGGTTTATACGGCGTCTTGGGCGGCTTGCAAGCCATTCTTGATTTGCAGCAAAAATATGGTCAGCCGGTTAAAACCCTGCGTCTGATTTCCTTTTGCGAAGAAGAAGGCAGCCGGTTCAATGCAACTTTTAGCGGCTCAAAACATTATACGGGTGTGAGTGAAACCACGGACTTGGTTGATGACTATGGCATAAGAATCGAAGAAGCGCGGGCGCAGGCAGTAACGAAACTGCAACAGCTTAGCGGCGTTATTAGAAAGCTGCCGCAGTTACCGGAAAGTTTTACTGAACTGCACATTGAACAGGGGATGCGTCTCGAAAAACAGGGCCTATCTTTAGGCCTAGTGTCTGGAATCACTGGTCAGCGGCGTTATCAACTGCTCGTAACGGGAATTACCAATCATGCGGGCACAACATTAATGAGTGAGCGTCATGATGCCTTGTTGAACGCAATACAGCTGATTAGCCGGCTACAGCAGCTGGCTCAGGCAGTTAATCCTAATCTTACCTTTACAATCGGCAGTTTTGCGGTTTGGCCCAATACCTCGAATGTTATTCCGGGAAAAGTTGAGTTTTCGCTTGATTGTCGTTATCCAGATGAGCAGGTTTTGAATATATTTGAAAAATTAATGCGTAATGCAGCCACTGAGATTGCTGATCCGGAAATTAAAGTGCGAATTGAAAACTGGGTGCACGACCAGCCAGTTATTCTTGATCAAAAGCTGCTTGCAGCCAATCAGCGGTTAGCACAGAAAATGGGCTACCAAACAATGACCATGGTCTCGGGTGCCGGCCACGATAGTGCCATCATGAGTCAGCGTGTACCAACGACGATGATTTTTGTACCCAGCATTAAAGGCATCAGTCATGCGCCAGCAGAGGCAACGAAAAAAGAGGACCTGGCCCGCGGCGTGCGCTTCCTGGCTGCTGCATTACACCGGGAGGCTTACTAG
- a CDS encoding dicarboxylate/amino acid:cation symporter, with the protein MHKLSLTVQITIGMFIGAIVGIFFKDWAHAGKIVGDVFLRLLQMAVVLLILGSVIEALGSLKIQELGRLGLKTGIWFSLTTIIAAIVGLICGLIFKPGKIIHPAKLLNNVHVGTGINWHQTILNFFPDNIFAALAKGDDIQVIVFAIFFGIVLSQANEQGQFKQILQLIKQLNQLVVKLVMLVIKAAPLGIACLFAGTIAANGKQIFLPLLYFLLLYAATTVAFLTLLFVFVSLYARVSFLSLLKGLSRIILVAFTTTSSAVTLPIEMVDAEEKLGVAKSVSQLVLPLGMALNSNGLALYLALVCVTLMQLYGLTATPIMLLKIILLAVLSCLGTVVVPGGGLVALSIVVPALGFPTSAIALFAGIDWFVGMFRAVANVVGDTVTAVGVAASTNGLNRQVYQNYKGTKNVS; encoded by the coding sequence ATGCATAAACTCAGCTTAACAGTGCAAATTACTATCGGCATGTTTATCGGTGCCATTGTTGGCATTTTTTTCAAGGATTGGGCACATGCTGGTAAAATTGTTGGCGATGTTTTTCTACGTTTACTGCAAATGGCGGTGGTTCTGCTGATTTTGGGTTCAGTCATCGAAGCCCTAGGCAGTCTGAAAATTCAGGAACTAGGTCGTTTAGGATTAAAAACAGGAATTTGGTTTAGTCTGACAACAATTATTGCGGCAATTGTCGGCCTAATTTGTGGTCTGATATTTAAGCCGGGTAAAATAATTCATCCAGCCAAGCTGCTCAATAACGTTCATGTGGGTACTGGTATCAATTGGCACCAAACGATTTTAAATTTTTTCCCTGATAATATTTTTGCAGCGCTGGCCAAAGGAGACGATATTCAGGTAATTGTCTTTGCGATTTTCTTTGGTATTGTGCTGAGTCAAGCAAATGAACAGGGGCAATTTAAGCAGATCCTACAGCTGATAAAGCAGCTCAATCAATTAGTGGTTAAGCTGGTTATGCTGGTAATCAAGGCGGCACCGCTGGGCATTGCCTGCTTGTTTGCGGGCACAATTGCCGCTAACGGCAAGCAAATTTTTCTACCTTTACTGTACTTTTTATTGTTGTACGCAGCAACCACAGTTGCCTTTTTGACTTTATTGTTTGTGTTTGTCAGCCTGTATGCACGGGTATCATTTTTGAGTCTACTCAAGGGCTTAAGCAGAATTATTCTTGTTGCGTTTACGACCACCTCTTCGGCTGTGACGCTGCCAATTGAAATGGTTGACGCGGAAGAAAAACTGGGGGTGGCTAAATCGGTTAGCCAGTTGGTTTTACCACTGGGAATGGCATTAAACAGCAATGGCTTGGCTCTCTACTTAGCCTTAGTTTGCGTTACCTTGATGCAGCTTTACGGGCTGACAGCGACACCAATTATGTTATTAAAAATAATTTTGCTGGCAGTTTTGTCTTGTTTGGGAACCGTGGTTGTTCCAGGCGGCGGGTTGGTTGCTTTAAGCATTGTTGTTCCTGCTTTGGGTTTTCCGACCAGTGCGATAGCCCTGTTTGCAGGGATTGACTGGTTTGTTGGGATGTTTCGCGCGGTTGCCAATGTTGTCGGCGATACAGTCACTGCGGTCGGGGTAGCTGCGTCCACAAATGGCTTAAATCGGCAAGTTTATCAAAATTACAAGGGGACTAAAAATGTTAGTTAA